From one Terriglobia bacterium genomic stretch:
- a CDS encoding amino acid ABC transporter substrate-binding protein translates to MKRIGVCFFVILFFFFCLTAQAQTITVGFTVSKTGALNVDSTEQYNGFELWRDQVNAKGGIKAGGKSYQVKFASYDDESNTKRVQQLYSRLILEDKADFLFSPYSSGLTTSASIVSEQYGKVMMTTGAADEKTYRQGNKYLFQMFAPATQYLVTAIDALKAKDPKATIAFVYADDAFSVAVVNPAKPYAQQQGFNVVFSEAYPPNTMDFSAILDKVTASKATVLLGGGHYADGSTLARQLFARKAKMNMVTALVAPDSPKWTELGDAAVGICVPSQWEPQVIVKPQFGPTVAEFNKAYTAKYGEPSYESAGGYAAGLILQHAIEQAGSLDSEKVAGALNGVDATTFYGRTKFATAASEHGLQMGHSMVIAQWQKKGGKLTKEVVWPLANKSSNLVYPIQ, encoded by the coding sequence GTGAAGCGCATCGGTGTTTGCTTCTTTGTCATTTTGTTCTTCTTCTTCTGCCTTACCGCCCAGGCGCAAACCATCACTGTCGGGTTCACCGTATCGAAGACGGGAGCCCTCAACGTTGACTCCACCGAGCAGTACAACGGTTTCGAGCTCTGGCGCGACCAGGTGAATGCCAAGGGCGGCATCAAGGCTGGCGGGAAGAGCTACCAGGTCAAGTTCGCCAGCTACGACGACGAATCCAATACCAAGCGAGTGCAGCAGTTGTACTCGCGCCTGATCCTGGAAGACAAAGCCGACTTCCTGTTCAGCCCCTATTCCTCTGGTTTGACCACCAGCGCGTCCATTGTTTCGGAGCAGTACGGCAAGGTGATGATGACTACGGGCGCGGCCGACGAGAAAACCTACCGACAGGGCAACAAGTACCTCTTCCAGATGTTCGCGCCGGCGACGCAGTACCTGGTGACCGCGATTGACGCGCTGAAGGCCAAAGATCCCAAGGCGACGATCGCGTTTGTGTACGCAGACGATGCGTTCTCGGTGGCGGTCGTGAACCCGGCGAAACCCTATGCGCAGCAGCAGGGCTTCAACGTCGTGTTCAGCGAGGCCTATCCTCCCAATACGATGGACTTCAGCGCCATTCTCGACAAGGTAACCGCCTCCAAGGCGACGGTGCTGCTGGGCGGCGGCCACTACGCCGACGGTTCCACCCTGGCGCGGCAACTGTTTGCGCGCAAGGCCAAGATGAATATGGTCACGGCGTTGGTAGCGCCCGACAGCCCGAAATGGACGGAATTGGGTGATGCCGCCGTCGGCATCTGCGTGCCCTCGCAATGGGAACCGCAGGTTATCGTGAAACCGCAGTTCGGGCCAACGGTGGCGGAGTTCAACAAGGCGTACACCGCCAAGTATGGTGAACCCAGCTATGAGTCGGCGGGTGGCTATGCGGCGGGCCTGATCCTGCAGCACGCCATCGAGCAGGCCGGGAGCCTTGACTCGGAGAAGGTAGCCGGCGCACTGAACGGGGTGGATGCGACCACGTTTTATGGGCGGACCAAGTTTGCGACCGCGGCGAGTGAGCATGGTCTGCAAATGGGCCACAGCATGGTGATCGCGCAGTGGCAGAAAAAGGGCGGGAAGCTGACCAAGGAAGTGGTCTGGCCTCTTGCCAACAAGAGCTCCAACCTGGTTTATCCCATCCAATGA
- a CDS encoding branched-chain amino acid ABC transporter permease has protein sequence MGGILASMVDGVLVGSIYGLAAMGLSLIWGVMDVINLTHGSMIALGMFGMYMLFAGFSSNAYVLLLPVIVGGLVLGVIVYWMSVHWVVGRPPLMSLLSTFSVNMMVIGVGTAIWSTSPYNVNFSLPGITVGAYTFTGNHIAAAISAVVVALALELFLFHTRTGKAIRAVAQNRDAAELMGISSTAVLATAFGIGIALAATSGALVSTLFPFTILSGGVYELKSFVVTVLAGLGKPLGALVAGVLLGLLEGLVSPFIAVSWVPLIEFGLFVVVLVFFPKGIFARANA, from the coding sequence ATGGGCGGCATACTGGCCTCAATGGTTGATGGTGTGCTGGTCGGCTCGATTTACGGGTTGGCGGCCATGGGCCTGAGCTTGATCTGGGGCGTGATGGATGTGATCAATCTCACCCATGGCTCGATGATCGCCCTGGGCATGTTCGGCATGTATATGCTGTTTGCCGGGTTCTCCAGCAATGCATACGTCCTGCTATTGCCGGTCATCGTCGGGGGACTGGTCCTCGGAGTGATCGTGTACTGGATGTCGGTGCACTGGGTGGTGGGACGGCCGCCTCTGATGAGCCTGCTGTCCACCTTCTCCGTGAACATGATGGTGATTGGCGTTGGCACCGCCATCTGGAGCACGAGCCCGTACAACGTGAATTTCAGCCTGCCGGGGATCACGGTGGGTGCGTATACGTTTACCGGGAACCACATCGCGGCGGCGATCTCGGCCGTGGTAGTGGCGCTGGCGTTGGAGCTGTTCCTGTTCCACACCCGAACCGGCAAAGCCATTCGCGCCGTCGCCCAAAACCGTGATGCTGCGGAGTTGATGGGCATCTCCTCCACCGCGGTGCTGGCCACCGCGTTCGGTATCGGCATCGCGCTGGCGGCAACGTCGGGTGCGCTGGTATCCACACTTTTCCCCTTCACCATTCTTTCCGGCGGGGTTTACGAGCTGAAAAGTTTCGTGGTGACGGTGCTGGCGGGACTGGGCAAACCGCTCGGGGCGCTGGTCGCGGGAGTGCTGCTGGGCCTGCTGGAAGGACTGGTTTCACCCTTCATCGCCGTCAGTTGGGTGCCGCTGATTGAGTTCGGCCTTTTTGTCGTGGTGCTTGTCTTCTTCCCCAAAGGCATCTTCGCGAGGGCAAACGCGTGA
- a CDS encoding branched-chain amino acid ABC transporter permease, translating into MIVRRPVFWLILIASALFIAIPVRTNNVPLREDLLLVAVAIILASNLNLMIGYTGYVNFGNIVFYGLGGYVGLYLATVRHWPLIVAALAAGVVVSLFALLFGLAILRLRGAYFALATIGILQAVQSFVSNFDPWGRATGMYVSFESYAPLGGAMRALWITYYLVVGVMALSLFLSLGIKISKFGLGLFAIREDEDAAVVLGVNTTVYKAIIYSVSAFLPAVAGALMFFKNGMIDPQIAFELIASIEGIVMMMLGGQGTVVGAALGAGLYERLRSSLLTSPKLSNFHLVIAGGLLLLVILFAPGGLIGWLYKLVPRARKVIE; encoded by the coding sequence GTGATTGTCCGCCGGCCGGTGTTCTGGCTAATCCTGATTGCTTCGGCGCTGTTCATCGCCATCCCGGTGCGAACCAATAACGTTCCACTGCGGGAGGACCTTCTTCTTGTCGCCGTGGCCATCATCCTGGCCAGCAACCTCAACCTGATGATCGGCTACACCGGGTACGTCAATTTCGGCAACATCGTGTTTTATGGACTCGGCGGCTACGTGGGGCTCTACCTGGCAACGGTGCGCCACTGGCCGCTGATCGTGGCGGCGCTCGCGGCCGGGGTGGTGGTGAGCCTGTTCGCCCTGCTGTTCGGGCTGGCCATCCTGCGATTGCGCGGAGCGTACTTTGCCCTAGCGACCATCGGGATTCTGCAGGCGGTGCAGTCCTTCGTCTCCAATTTCGATCCCTGGGGCCGTGCCACCGGGATGTACGTTTCCTTTGAATCGTACGCCCCGCTGGGCGGCGCCATGCGCGCGCTCTGGATCACGTATTACCTTGTCGTCGGGGTGATGGCGCTGTCGCTGTTCCTAAGCCTGGGGATCAAGATTTCGAAATTCGGCCTGGGGCTGTTTGCCATCCGCGAAGATGAAGACGCGGCGGTGGTCCTGGGGGTCAACACCACCGTGTACAAGGCGATCATCTACAGCGTTTCCGCGTTCCTGCCGGCGGTGGCCGGCGCACTGATGTTCTTCAAGAACGGCATGATCGATCCCCAGATCGCATTCGAGCTGATTGCCTCCATCGAAGGCATCGTGATGATGATGCTGGGAGGCCAGGGGACGGTGGTGGGCGCGGCGCTGGGGGCGGGACTGTACGAGCGATTACGATCGTCGTTGCTAACGTCCCCGAAACTCTCCAACTTCCATCTGGTGATTGCCGGCGGCCTGCTGCTGCTGGTCATCCTGTTTGCGCCCGGCGGGTTGATCGGGTGGCTGTACAAACTGGTGCCGCGTGCGCGGAAGGTGATTGAATGA
- a CDS encoding ABC transporter ATP-binding protein — translation MNVLLEGRGVSKRFGGLLAVSDVSFTLHEGEILGLIGPNGAGKTTLFNIINGVYPNDGGTFTFAGQDITGWPPNKLVHAGLARTFQVVKPLNEMTVLDNVTVGACFGREYLGLRAAHEVALQVLDRVHMADRADVLAKHLTIALKKRLEVARALAAKPKLLLLDEVLAGLNPTEVAKMLELIRAIRDQGVSIIMIEHLMHAVMNVSDRVMVLNFGIKIAEGKPDEVVRDPAVIEAYLGSADIADKLREGQ, via the coding sequence ATGAATGTCCTGCTGGAAGGACGCGGAGTCAGCAAGCGGTTCGGAGGACTGCTGGCCGTCTCCGACGTCAGCTTTACCCTCCACGAAGGCGAGATTCTCGGACTCATCGGTCCGAACGGCGCCGGCAAGACCACGCTGTTCAACATCATCAACGGCGTATATCCCAACGACGGCGGGACGTTCACGTTTGCCGGACAGGACATCACGGGCTGGCCGCCCAACAAACTGGTGCACGCCGGGTTGGCACGTACTTTTCAGGTTGTGAAACCGTTGAACGAAATGACGGTGCTGGACAACGTCACCGTCGGCGCCTGCTTCGGCCGTGAGTACCTGGGCCTGCGCGCGGCGCACGAAGTGGCGCTGCAGGTGCTGGACCGAGTGCACATGGCCGATCGCGCCGACGTGCTGGCAAAGCATCTCACCATCGCGCTCAAGAAGCGGCTGGAAGTGGCTCGCGCCCTGGCCGCCAAACCCAAGCTGCTGCTGCTGGATGAAGTGCTGGCCGGCTTGAATCCGACCGAAGTGGCAAAGATGCTGGAACTGATCCGCGCCATCCGCGACCAGGGAGTGTCCATCATCATGATTGAGCACCTCATGCACGCGGTGATGAACGTGTCGGACCGGGTCATGGTGCTGAACTTCGGAATCAAAATCGCGGAAGGCAAGCCGGATGAGGTGGTGCGGGATCCGGCGGTCATCGAAGCTTACCTGGGCAGCGCGGACATTGCCGACAAATTGCGGGAGGGGCAATGA
- a CDS encoding ABC transporter ATP-binding protein — MKEFALEVENIESGYGEVQVLWGVSLKVRAGKLTTILGANGAGKSTTLRTIMHWLKPWKGRVLLNGEDVTHLSVHGKAQRGLVLVPEARQLFNDMTVEENLQMGAYPARTRKKVASNLDRVYTLFPRLKERNTQRAGTLSGGEQQMLAVGRGLMQEPIVLMIDELSLGLSPLLAQQLFLTLKKLKEEGITIVLVEQNVHLALALADYAYVMAEGRVRLEGPAHEVANMDEVRTAYLGL, encoded by the coding sequence ATGAAGGAATTTGCCCTCGAAGTCGAGAACATCGAATCCGGGTACGGCGAAGTGCAGGTGCTGTGGGGTGTCTCGCTCAAGGTACGCGCCGGGAAACTGACCACCATCCTGGGCGCCAACGGAGCGGGCAAATCGACCACCCTGCGCACCATCATGCACTGGCTGAAGCCGTGGAAGGGCCGCGTGCTGCTGAATGGAGAGGATGTCACGCATCTTTCGGTGCATGGCAAGGCACAGCGCGGGCTGGTGCTGGTACCGGAAGCCCGGCAGTTGTTCAACGACATGACGGTCGAGGAAAACCTGCAAATGGGCGCGTATCCGGCGCGCACCAGGAAGAAGGTTGCCAGCAATCTCGATCGTGTCTATACGCTGTTTCCGCGGCTCAAGGAACGGAACACCCAGCGTGCCGGGACGCTGTCGGGCGGCGAACAGCAGATGCTGGCGGTGGGGCGCGGACTGATGCAGGAGCCGATTGTGCTGATGATTGACGAGTTGTCGCTCGGCCTTTCTCCGCTGCTCGCACAACAGCTCTTTCTGACGCTGAAAAAGCTGAAGGAGGAAGGCATCACTATCGTCCTGGTCGAACAGAACGTGCATCTGGCCCTGGCTCTGGCCGACTATGCCTACGTCATGGCGGAAGGGCGCGTGCGGCTGGAAGGTCCGGCGCACGAAGTGGCCAACATGGACGAGGTGCGGACGGCGTATCTGGGTTTGTAG
- a CDS encoding DUF72 domain-containing protein gives MSQPEQTRTPTFYAGTSGWAYAAWKPQFYPAKLPQKDFLKFYSTQLNAVEVNYTFRRLINEKMIAAWVAQTPKHFRFALKAHQAITHLRRLKNAEEPLQRFVDSIQPLAQAGRLGPVLFQLPPNLKADLGLLDSFLELVPRKLRAAFEFRHDSWFTEDVFAILKRHQAALCLAETDELHTPEILTADFGYCRFRRSEYSAEERRRIAGRMRQRLPEAGEIYAFFKHEEQPESPLYARELLESVSGTSNAAA, from the coding sequence GTGAGCCAGCCGGAGCAAACCCGTACCCCTACGTTCTACGCAGGCACATCCGGATGGGCGTACGCGGCATGGAAGCCGCAGTTTTATCCCGCCAAGCTGCCGCAGAAGGACTTCCTGAAGTTCTATTCCACGCAACTGAACGCCGTGGAGGTGAATTACACCTTCCGCCGCCTGATCAACGAAAAGATGATTGCGGCATGGGTGGCTCAAACTCCGAAGCATTTCCGGTTTGCACTCAAAGCACACCAGGCCATCACCCATCTCCGGCGGTTGAAAAACGCGGAGGAACCGCTGCAACGATTCGTTGATTCCATCCAGCCGCTGGCGCAGGCCGGGCGCCTGGGTCCGGTGCTGTTTCAGTTGCCACCGAACTTGAAAGCAGACCTGGGCCTGCTGGATTCCTTCCTTGAGCTGGTGCCGCGAAAGTTGCGCGCGGCATTCGAGTTCCGCCACGATTCCTGGTTCACCGAGGATGTGTTCGCCATCCTGAAGCGGCACCAGGCGGCGCTGTGCCTTGCCGAGACCGACGAATTGCATACCCCTGAGATACTGACTGCGGACTTCGGTTATTGCCGGTTTCGGCGCTCCGAGTACTCGGCGGAGGAGCGGCGCCGGATCGCCGGCAGGATGCGCCAGCGGCTGCCGGAAGCCGGCGAGATCTACGCGTTCTTCAAGCACGAAGAGCAGCCGGAGAGTCCGCTTTATGCGCGGGAATTGCTGGAATCGGTAAGCGGAACATCCAACGCCGCCGCTTAG
- a CDS encoding site-specific tyrosine recombinase XerD: MEISAPNHRVLAGFRDYLKVERGLAPLSVEAYTRDLTQFASFLQQQKPARALLRARRQDVRNFLDHWFSQQADGRSVARRLSALRQFYKYLLLDGMIEQDPTLNIDTPRQWKVLPKSLSRSETESLLQARAPRIEDAWRLAIAARDRAMLEVLYGGALRVSEVVGIALNDLKIEQGYVLVRGKGDKERIVPLGRAAVEAVRAYVSGPRSVLAGQRSSPLVFIARGARRLTRQRVWQMVRAASQAGGRPASPHMLRHSCATHMVENGADLRTVQTILGHSDISTTQVYTHVAMDRLKTVFMNHHPRAKRRS, from the coding sequence GTGGAAATTTCCGCGCCCAACCACCGCGTGCTCGCCGGTTTTCGCGACTACCTGAAGGTCGAAAGAGGACTGGCGCCGCTTTCGGTGGAGGCCTATACCCGCGACTTGACGCAGTTCGCCAGTTTTCTTCAACAACAAAAACCGGCGCGGGCCTTGCTGCGCGCGCGCCGCCAGGACGTGCGCAATTTCCTCGACCATTGGTTTTCCCAGCAGGCCGACGGGCGTTCGGTGGCGCGCCGGCTCTCCGCCCTGCGGCAGTTCTACAAATACCTGCTGCTGGACGGGATGATCGAGCAGGATCCGACGTTGAACATCGACACCCCGCGGCAATGGAAGGTGTTGCCCAAGTCGCTGTCGCGGAGTGAAACGGAAAGCTTGCTGCAAGCGCGGGCGCCGCGGATTGAAGACGCCTGGCGCCTGGCGATTGCGGCGCGCGATCGGGCCATGTTGGAGGTGCTCTACGGCGGAGCGCTGCGCGTCAGCGAAGTGGTCGGAATCGCGCTCAACGACCTGAAGATCGAGCAAGGATACGTGCTGGTACGCGGCAAGGGAGACAAGGAGCGGATTGTGCCGCTGGGACGCGCCGCCGTCGAGGCCGTGCGGGCGTATGTTTCCGGGCCGAGATCGGTGCTGGCGGGGCAGCGCAGTTCCCCGCTGGTGTTTATCGCGCGCGGGGCGCGGCGCCTGACTCGGCAGCGGGTATGGCAGATGGTGCGCGCGGCTTCGCAGGCGGGCGGGCGCCCGGCATCCCCGCACATGCTGCGACACAGTTGCGCCACCCACATGGTGGAGAACGGCGCCGACCTGCGCACCGTGCAAACCATTCTCGGTCACTCCGATATTTCGACCACGCAGGTGTATACGCACGTGGCGATGGACCGACTGAAGACGGTTTTCATGAACCATCATCCGAGGGCAAAAAGAAGGAGTTAG
- a CDS encoding tyrosine recombinase XerC yields the protein MANFLRSLRERNASRHTIHAYAHDLGEFAKYVGEQKWESIDHLRVRGFLSHLYEQGLSKTSVARALAAVRSLYRWLAREGIVEQNPAALVATPRLPKKLPRVPTIEEINSVLDAGMPENAAFPDRDRVILELLYGCGLRNSELVGINLADIHWSNGAILVRGKGSKQRVVPFGESASAALSTYLPKRERELKRRKKSSPALLLNCRGGRLTTRSVGRIVKSIAVAHGLPPDLHPHTLRHAFGTHMLEEGADLRAIQEMLGHERLATTQRYTQLSIQHVIQVYDATHPRAK from the coding sequence ATGGCGAATTTTCTGCGCAGCTTGCGCGAGCGCAATGCCTCGCGACATACGATCCATGCCTACGCGCATGACTTGGGCGAGTTCGCAAAGTATGTCGGGGAGCAGAAGTGGGAGAGCATTGACCACTTACGCGTCCGCGGGTTCCTGTCGCACCTCTATGAGCAGGGGCTGAGCAAGACGTCGGTGGCGCGGGCGCTGGCGGCCGTGCGGTCCCTGTACCGCTGGCTGGCGCGGGAAGGCATCGTGGAGCAAAACCCGGCAGCGCTGGTGGCGACGCCGCGACTGCCGAAAAAACTTCCGCGCGTGCCGACGATTGAGGAAATCAACTCCGTGCTCGACGCCGGCATGCCGGAAAACGCCGCCTTTCCGGATCGCGACCGGGTGATCCTGGAACTGCTCTACGGCTGCGGCCTGCGCAACTCGGAACTGGTGGGGATCAATCTTGCGGACATTCACTGGTCCAACGGCGCCATCCTGGTCCGGGGCAAGGGCAGCAAGCAAAGGGTGGTGCCGTTCGGCGAATCGGCCAGCGCGGCGCTCTCGACGTACTTGCCGAAACGCGAGAGGGAATTGAAGCGGCGCAAGAAATCGTCGCCGGCGCTGCTGCTGAACTGCCGTGGCGGACGGCTGACCACGCGGAGCGTCGGCCGGATCGTGAAGAGCATCGCGGTCGCGCATGGATTGCCGCCCGACCTGCACCCGCACACTTTGCGGCACGCCTTCGGCACGCACATGCTGGAAGAAGGCGCGGACTTGAGGGCGATCCAGGAGATGCTGGGACATGAGCGGCTGGCGACGACGCAGCGCTACACGCAATTGTCCATCCAGCACGTTATCCAGGTGTACGACGCCACCCACCCCAGGGCGAAATAG
- a CDS encoding HD domain-containing protein encodes MSSNTGVSTMAGSGSPSSGAKSGATSVMSRLGAVNRELWLLLGMFAIALLLNSLVAERRMLLGLYVLPTIFSAYFYGRRHAVMTAFASVFLILAISFFNPVVRGRNFEFIAEEPWFDFMVWGGTLVVIAYLMGTLYESKEAHLRELRQSYEGILMMLQHIASDNKYSQNHPYRVSLTASKIAEQMELGSQRVEDVRAAALLHEIDKVGITNEMLYQAANMSVQELHELQANLEQGREMPQTQGSTLRRVIPLLLAHHVLMDKAEHSQKLPNAPLEARILLVADVYDSLTSAKDSRISPSEAVERISQRAGIEYDADVVDAMVKVFRKRGMGPGELASSSWLSG; translated from the coding sequence ATGTCTTCGAATACTGGAGTCAGCACAATGGCCGGAAGCGGGTCCCCATCGTCGGGCGCGAAGAGCGGCGCGACGAGCGTGATGAGCAGGCTGGGGGCGGTGAATCGCGAACTCTGGCTATTGCTGGGCATGTTTGCCATCGCGCTGCTGCTGAATTCGCTGGTGGCGGAGCGTCGCATGCTGCTCGGCCTCTATGTGCTGCCCACGATCTTTTCGGCGTACTTCTACGGGCGGCGGCACGCGGTGATGACCGCGTTCGCAAGCGTGTTTCTCATCCTGGCGATCTCCTTTTTCAATCCCGTGGTTCGGGGCAGGAATTTTGAGTTTATCGCCGAGGAGCCGTGGTTCGATTTCATGGTCTGGGGCGGAACGCTGGTGGTGATCGCGTACCTGATGGGGACGCTGTACGAAAGCAAGGAAGCCCACTTGCGCGAACTGCGGCAAAGTTATGAAGGGATCCTGATGATGCTGCAGCACATCGCCTCCGACAATAAGTACAGCCAGAATCACCCCTACCGGGTCTCGCTCACCGCCAGCAAGATCGCCGAGCAGATGGAGTTGGGGTCGCAGCGAGTCGAAGACGTGCGCGCGGCGGCGCTGCTCCACGAAATTGACAAGGTTGGGATCACGAATGAAATGCTGTACCAGGCTGCCAACATGTCGGTACAGGAACTGCACGAGCTGCAGGCGAACCTGGAGCAGGGACGGGAAATGCCGCAGACCCAGGGCAGCACGCTGCGGCGCGTGATTCCTCTTTTACTCGCTCACCACGTGCTCATGGACAAGGCCGAACACTCGCAGAAACTCCCGAATGCGCCGCTGGAAGCGCGCATTCTGCTGGTTGCCGACGTGTACGATTCGCTGACCAGCGCCAAGGACTCGCGCATTTCGCCTTCCGAAGCCGTGGAAAGAATCTCGCAGCGGGCGGGCATCGAGTACGACGCCGATGTCGTGGACGCCATGGTGAAGGTCTTCCGTAAGCGCGGCATGGGACCCGGCGAGCTGGCAAGTTCCTCGTGGTTGAGCGGCTAG